A genome region from Danio aesculapii chromosome 2, fDanAes4.1, whole genome shotgun sequence includes the following:
- the dhrs1 gene encoding dehydrogenase/reductase SDR family member 1, with translation MALSGWICVVTGASRGIGRGIALQLSEAGATVYITGRQEKTLKQTAAEVAERGGRCLPVVCDSSKEEDIKELFERVEREQNGRLDILVNNAYAGVQAILDNISKKFWEVDPGIWDTINNTGLRGHYFCSVYAARLMVAQGKGLIVVISSMGGLRYIFNVPYGVGKAACDRMAADMGIELKKRGVASVSLWPGAVQTETIKQYMSQDEGPPGFDSKFKDVFTNGETTELSGRCIVELAKDKGLMSMTGQVLMTCELARRYGLKDVDGRSIVDYTSLKFAISQIPYVSWLSIFTPSFIRVPRSLLSLGSGDF, from the exons ATGGCGCTATCAGGATGGATTTGTGTGGTGACTGGTGCTTCCAGAGGAATTGGAAGAGGTATTGCGCTTCAGTTATCTGAAGCTGGTGCCACTGTATACATTACTGGTCGACAGGAGAAAACTCTGAAGCAGACAGCAGCTGAG GTGGCAGAGCGAGGTGGCCGGTGTCTCCCAGTGGTTTGTGACTCATCTAAAGAGGAGGACATCAAGGAGCTGTTCGAACGTGTTGAGCGCGAGCAAAATGGCAGGCTTGACATCTTGGTGAACAACGCCTATGCTGGTGTACAG GCTATTTTGGACAACATTAGCAAGAAGTTCTGGGAGGTGGATCCAGGTATTTGGGACACCATCAACAACACTGGACTCAG GGGTCACTACTTCTGTTCAGTTTATGCTGCTAGGCTGATGGTGGCTCAGGGCAAGGGTTTGATTGTGGTCATATCATCCATGGGTGGTCTGCGCTATATCTTTAATGTGCCTTATGGTGTCGGCAAAGCTGCA tGTGACAGAATGGCAGCAGACATGGGAATCGAACTGAAAAAGAGAGGCGTTGCTTCTGTAAGCCTCTGGCCAGGAGCAGTTCAAACTGAGACAATTAAACAGTATATGTCTCAAGATGAAGGACCTCCAGGTTTTGATTCCAAA TTCAAGGATGTTTTCACTAATGGTGAGACGACTGAGCTTAGTGGACGATGCATAGTTGAGCTGGCAAAAG ATAAAGGTCTGATGTCAATGACTGGACAAGTGTTGATGACCTGTGAACTGGCCCGGCGCTATGGATTGAAGGATGTTGATG GTCGCAGTATTGTGGATTACACCTCTCTGAAGTTTGCCATTTCCCAGATACCCTATGTGTCCTGGCTATCCATTTTTACTCCTTCATTTATCAGAGTGCCTCGGTCCTTACTGAGTCTTGGCAGTGGCGATTTCTAA
- the zp3f.1 gene encoding zona pellucida glycoprotein 3f, tandem duplicate 1 yields MQSFLILVVFLSLAFSLVARAAITLNCGENSVSVQWSEVVSQIDPFLLRLGSCPPSRASVNAQGSEAVFHAEFGACDIRRLVTMGGIVFETEITSVAETISYPVACVFERPKEWAPPLYDPLVFQTYGQGGLAFHLTLMNGDFSGLATSTTFSLGSTIPISASVEQMGHQPLILFLDECWATTTPTLSPESLIHPLITNSGCLVDSKNTNSRFLPRNQLSEIRLNLQAFKFATGQDVYLHCRLVAWDPQALDSSKKACQYDRASSQWVLLDDPSQSSLCSCCDTSCQGRKKREIAAGSSALTMLGPLVITN; encoded by the exons ATGCAGTCCTTTTTGATACTTGTAGTCTTTCTTAGTCTGGCTTTTTCCTTAGTGGCACGAGCAG CAATCACTCTGAACTGCGGCGAAAACTCTGTTTCTGTGCAATGGAGTGAAGTGGTTTCTCAAATAGATCCATTTCTTCTCCGGTTGGGGAGCTGCCCTCCATCTCGAGCATCTGTGAACGCTCAAGGGTCTGAGGCAGTGTTTCATGCTGAATTTGGGGCCTGTGATATTAGGAGGCTG GTGACAATGGGTGGGATTGTATTTGAGACTGAGATCACTTCTGTGGCTGAAACCATTTCTTATCCAGTGGCATGTGTATTTGAAAG GCCGAAGGAGTGGGCTCCTCCTTTGTATGATCCTCTGGTGTTTCAAACATATGGCCAGGGGGGTTTGGCCTTTCACTTGACCCTTATGAATG GTGACTTTAGTGGTTTGGCTACTTCCACAACATTTTCTTTAGGTTCGACAATCCCAATTTCTGCCTCTGTTGAACAAATGGGCCATCAGCCTTTAATACTGTTCTTGGATGAATGTTGGGCCACTACAACACCAACATTGAGTCCAGAATCTCTCATTCACCCACTAATTACAAATAGCGG gtGTCTGGTAGACAGCAAAAATACTAACTCCAGATTTCTGCCAAGAAACCAGTTGTCAGAGATCAGATTAAATCTTCAAGCTTTCAAATTTGCCACCGGGCAAGAT GTCTACCTGCACTGCAGACTTGTGGCATGGGACCCTCAAGCTCTGGACAGTAGCAAGAAAGCATGTCAATATGACCGTGCCAGCTCACA ATGGGTGTTGTTGGATGATCCTTCCCAGAGTTCTCTCTGCAGCTGCTGTGACACTAGTTGTCAAGGAAGAAAGAAAAGGGAAATTGCAGCAG GTTCATCAGCATTAACTATGCTTGGGCCTCTGGTTATTACAAACTGA
- the nedd8l gene encoding NEDD8 ubiquitin like modifier, like, producing the protein MLIKVKTLTGKEIEIDIEPTDKVERIKERVEEKEGIPPQQQRLIYSGKQMNDEKTAADYKIQGGSVLHLVLALRGGETLR; encoded by the exons ATGTTGATTAAAGTTAAG ACACTCACAGGCAAAGAAATAGAGATTGACATTGAGCCTACAGACAAG GTGGAGAGAATCAAAGAGAGGGTGGAGGAAAAGGAGGGCATCCCACCACAACAGCAGAGACTCATTTACAGCGGAAAACAGAT GAATGATGAGAAAACAGCTGCTGACTACAAAATCCAGGGAGGATCTGTCCTGCATTTAGTTCTAGCTCTCAGAGGAGGAGAAACCCTGCGTTAG
- the LOC130238319 gene encoding RING finger protein 212B-like: MNWFHCNHCFVREGKKFAVSTCGHIFCENCVNSSQCRVCHASCNYLHISEQMKPQEKMFFKDPVKLVQTRLEHIAQIAIFQKRQKERVIAFLRSRSVELERKLKEVRDQCYRQVSELKQENEELKKPLSQRRTSPGSLSINGGTPRMILPVAVTSPVTPHSRAVSSGDTLERFRHSRPGMTTPTGSSISISTVSSVQDRSFRTPSSVNTPTRSQHTTPNNFHFQLLARPYLQSPRP; the protein is encoded by the exons ATGAACTGGTTTCACTGTAACCACTGTTTTGTGAGGGAAGGAAAAAAGTTCGCTGTGTCCACCTGTGGCCATATATTTTGTGAGAACTGCGTGAATTCAA GTCAGTGCAGAGTTTGTCATGCCAGCTGTAACTACCTACACATATCTGAGCAG ATGAAGCCTCAGGAAAAGATGTTTTTCAAAGATCCAGTGAAGCTTGTTCAGACTCGACTGGAACATATTGCACAG ATTGCAATTTTCCAGAAAAGGCAGAAGGAGCGCGTCATCGCCTTCTTAAGAAGCAGGTCTGTGGAACTGGAGCGAAAGCTGAAAGAAGTCCGTGACCAGTGCTACAG gCAAGTGTCTGAGCTAAAACAGGAGAACGAAGAACTAAAGAAGCCGCTCTCTCAAAGGAGG ACATCTCCTGGGAGTCTTTCCATTAACGG AGGAACTCCAAGGATGATTCTTCCTGTGGCTGTCACATCACCAG TCACACCTCATTCTAGAGCTGTCAG TTCGGGTGACACACTGGAGAGGTTTAGACATTCCAGACCTGGCATGACA ACACCAACAGGGTCATCCATCTCCATTTCAACCGTGAGCTCAGTACAAGACCGCAGTTTCA GGACACCCAGCTCAGTTAACACTCCCACAAG ATCCCAACATACAACTCCAAACAACTTTCATTTCCAGCTTCTGGCTAGACCCTACCTCCAGTCCCCAAGACCATAA
- the zp3f.2 gene encoding zona pellucida glycoprotein 3f, tandem duplicate 2: MNYLWLFVFAVATAFESDESNDDIQINCEDHSVHIKWKVEKMMTANPARLFLGSCFPSVFSNMTQDGAYAEFHYPLSACGFRRTSTWKSLVYENKITYRPLPKPYPPAFTYPVRCVYDSPKGWTPAFQSLSTGEIQGYGQLAFQMAILNHDFSGPAESTVFPLGSFVPIWAAVNQQGHQPLVLFLEECVASATPEMNADTLIHPLITNKGCLVDGKKSFSRFLPRFQSSSIVLHLQAFRFAVGQEVYIHCKLIAWDPDDLNETKKACNYNKATGEWELLDDPFQNSLCQCCESTCGGREKRDADFAPQGLVLKSVLGPLTFTEGSL, from the exons ATGAATTATCTGTGgctttttgtttttgcagttgCCACAGCATTTGAGTCTGACGAAAGTAATGATG ATATACAAATTAATTGCGAGGACCACTCTGTTCACATCAAGTGGAAAGTGGAGAAAATGATGACTGCAAATCCTGCTCGTCTTTTCTTGGGTAGCTGCTTTCCTTCAGTGTTCTCTAACATGACGCAAGATGGAGCATATGCAGAATTTCACTATCCACTTAGTGCATGTGGCTTTAGAAGGACC TCAACATGGAAATCCTTAGTGTATgagaacaaaataacttacaggCCACTGCCTAAACCTTACCCTCCAGCTTTCACCTATCCAGTTAGATGTGTTTATGACAG TCCAAAAGGTTGGACTCCTGCCTTCCAGAGTCTTTCTACTGGTGAAATACAAGGTTATGGACAGCTGGCCTTTCAAATGGCAATCCTCAATC ATGATTTCAGCGGTCCGGCAGAATCCACAGTCTTTCCTTTGGGATCTTTTGTACCCATATGGGCTGCTGTTAACCAGCAAGGCCATCAGCCACTGGTACTGTTTCTGGAGGAATGTGTAGCATCTGCAACACCTGAAATGAACGCCGATACTCTTATACACCCGCTCATCACCAATAAAgg GTGTCTTGTAGATGGGAAGAAGAGTTTCTCCAGGTTTTTACCGAGGTTTCAATCCTCCTCGATTGTGCTTCACCTTCAAGCTTTCAGATTTGCTGTGGGACAAGAG GTCTACATCCATTGCAAGTTAATTGCATGGGATCCTGATGACCTCAATGAAACAAAGAAGGCGTGTAATTATAATAAAGCCACTGGAGA GTGGGAACTTTTAGATGATCCATTTCAGAATTCTCTTTGCCAGTGCTGTGAATCAACATGCGGTGGTCGTGAAAAGAGGGATGCAGATTTCG CACCTCAAGGACTGGTGTTAAAATCTGTGTTAGGACCTTTGACTTTTACTGAAGGGTCCCTGTGA
- the homeza gene encoding homeobox and leucine zipper encoding a translates to MATHSVHDLKIISPRGVAAKRQDGTFTSPRQQKSPYHHNSDRKEHASASNHKPRESNGSTAASFSTNNNSVVCLPLVSEGLKLVWTQSDQTRELDSIPELVQAFNIFPYPTSQEVSTLARVCSLPLDKIKVWFMVQRIKYGISWASEDIEETRLKLARPEQKTESEHKESSTKRKNDGKDFKEVEDHVEDLAQSPQMPRKRPKTESTEPAKLSPAPSRFRSSLPPPQDSYYYRQPVEIPETPQAATPPTATESPVVSEQPRHSRYKKSKAQLTALRKSFLQENWPDETELQRLQDETSLTRNEIRKWFSDSRYQLRNGRGLQMSLPATQGEKDDPNCCLSPQSQEAQPLSLTTKKQTTQHADNKGKEKTCVKASRRNRPKNSQFFQLFLSNTLESFEEGTIRVDEEKCSEESETQNNDEVASEQESEGRCVVTPEPVAPTSSSSSPSITPSKKQTARSSKSARKANSLNTSLNPPDNSSPSSVLTVAGRPRKTKEQLTILKEYFQHCPWPKSAEYTEVVELTSLPRADVIQWFGDTRYAVKNGHVRWVHADVREQVLAEIALLQSGAADASGTPGSEGSRKRKSQGNSTPKTQKSATDSVDVSPLELYFRQTGPLQEKDLDNLCRKSKMSYQQVRDWFASKDSTTLDTELTVVD, encoded by the coding sequence ATGGCGACGCACAGTGTCCATGACCTGAAAATTATCTCTCCAAGAGGGGTAGCAGCAAAAAGGCAAGATGGAACCTTCACCAGTCCAAGGCAGCAAAAATCACCATACCACCACAATTCTGATAGAAAAGAACATGCAAGTGCCTCCAATCACAAACCAAGAGAGAGCAATGGCAGCACTGCAGCAAGCTTTAGCACTAACAATAACTCCGTAGTATGTCTTCCTTTGGTGTCTGAAGGACTGAAGCTAGTGTGGACACAGTCTGATCAAACACGTGAGCTGGATAGCATTCCTGAACTTGTTCAGGCCTTTAACATCTTTCCCTACCCAACATCTCAAGAGGTCAGCACCCTTGCACGTGTCTGCTCTCTTCCGCTTGATAAAATCAAAGTATGGTTCATGGTACAACGCATCAAGTATGGAATCAGCTGGGCTTCAGAGGACATTGAAGAGACACGGCTCAAGCTGGCCAGGCCAGAGCAAAAGACTGAGAGTGAACATAAAGAGAGCAGTACAAAGAGGAAAAATGATGGAAAGGATTTTAAAGAGGTAGAAGATCATGTAGAAGATCTAGCACAAAGTCCACAAATGCCTCGCAAAAGACCTAAAACTGAAAGTACAGAACCAGCAAAGCTCTCTCCTGCCCCTTCACGTTTCCGTTCGTCACTCCCTCCACCTCAAGATTCATACTACTACCGACAACCAGTAGAAATACCTGAGACACCTCAAGCAGCTACCCCCCCTACAGCTACAGAGTCTCCAGTTGTATCTGAGCAGCCACGGCATAGCCGCTACAAAAAGTCCAAAGCCCAGTTAACTGCTCTGCGTAAGAGTTTTCTACAGGAGAACTGGCCTGATGAGACTGAGCTTCAGCGCTTACAAGATGAGACAAGCCTAACTCGTAATGAGATCCGAAAATGGTTTAGTGACAGTCGCTACCAGCTACGAAATGGTAGGGGGTTGCAAATGTCCCTCCCTGCTACTCAAGGAGAAAAAGATGATCCCAACTGCTGCCTATCACCACAGTCTCAGGAGGCTCAACCACTTTCTCTTACCACTAAAAAGCAAACTACACAGCACGCTGACAACAAAGGCAAGGAAAAGACTTGTGTCAAAGCATCGCGAAGGAATCGGCCAAAGAACTCCCAGTTTTTCCAGCTTTTCCTGTCTAACACACTTGAGTCATTTGAAGAAGGAACAATAAGAGTGGATGAGGAGAAATGTTCAGAAGAAAGCGAGACACAGAACAATGATGAAGTTGCAAGTGAACAGGAAAGTGAGGGACGTTGTGTGGTAACACCAGAGCCAGTAGCACccacttcctcctcctcttctccaTCCATTACACCATCCAAGAAACAAACAGCTAGGTCATCAAAATCAGCACGCAAAGCAAACTCTTTGAATACCTCCTTAAACCCCCCAGACAACTCATCTCCTTCTTCAGTATTAACAGTGGCTGGACGACCAAGGAAAACAAAGGAGCAACTGACCATCCTGAAGGAGTACTTCCAGCACTGCCCATGGCCAAAAAGTGCCGAATACACAGAGGTAGTGGAACTAACATCTTTGCCTCGTGCTGATGTTATCCAGTGGTTTGGGGACACTCGTTACGCAGTAAAAAATGGCCATGTACGTTGGGTGCATGCTGACGTACGTGAGCAAGTGCTTGCTGAGATAGCATTGTTACAAAGTGGAGCTGCCGATGCCAGTGGAACACCAGGAAGTGAAGGCAGCAGGAAACGTAAGTCACAAGGGAACAGCACACCAAAAACACAAAAGTCTGCAACAGATTCTGTAGACGTCAGTCCATTGGAGCTGTATTTTCGACAGACAGGACCACTGCAAGAGAAAGACCTTGACAATCTCTGCCGAAAGTCAAAAATGAGTTACCAACAGGTGCGAGACTGGTTTGCATCTAAAGACAGTACAACACTGGACACAGAGCTCACTGTTGTTGATTga